The genomic segment CAATCATGTCGAACAGCGAGTCGGTGATCACAGGTGGCGAGGTGACGATGGAGTCGGAAACAAAAACAAAGGGGTAATCTGCTAACTGTTTGTATAGCAGTGAGTCGGGTTTCTGAGCCAATGCCGATGAATGGCTCCATAAAATGCATAAGATACCTAAGATATTTTGTAGTATACCTTTGTCTAGTCGTCGCACTTTTCTTTTGAAATTTCTTAGTTTAAGTTATTCAATAGAATCTTTATTTTGTATTCGTTTGCAAAGTTAACAACATTTTTTTATGACACATAATTATAAATGTATATTTTACAATTATTAACGAAACTGTTGTAAAAAAGTCCACAAATTTGTTCCAGGCAGTCCCTTTTTGGCTCATTTGTATAGAATATTTGTACACTTTTATTTGTATAAGATTATTTGACACATTGACGTTCAAACCTAAAGAAATCGTCCTATTCCTTTTGTAGTATGCCCACTAATTCGTAACTTTGCACTCAGCATGACGGCATTCCACCCATTACACACCTCGATACCCTGGCCTCAGCGGATGAACAATCCGTTGGACTATGAGCCCCATCCCCTTTGTTTGTTGGCGGCCGATGAGGTGCGTGCCTACCTGAATACACGTCAGGATTGGACTGACGAGGTGGCTAGTGGCAAAATGTTTGGCGTGCTGGTCTGTGAGGACGCCTCAGAACAGCTGGGTTTCCTGGCAGCCTATAGCGGACAGATAGGTGGTCGTGAAGACTGGCCATGGTTCGTGCCTGCCGTTTTCGACTACCTGCAGCCTGATGGCTATTTCAAGCAAGAAGAAGCCCGTATCTCAGCCCTCAACCAGCGCGTGAAGCAGGTAGAGACGACCCCCCAGCGTATCAGTATTCAGCAGGATGTCACCCGTCTGCGCCAACAGGCCTCAATGGAGGTGGAAGCCTACAGAGTGATGATGCAGCAAGCTAAAGAACGTCGCGATGCACAGCGTAAGACAGCAGGCGAAGACGAGGCGATGATTCGCGAGAGTCAGTTTCAGAAAGCCGAGTTGCGTCGTCTCAAGACCCGTTGGAACGAACAGGTGGCTCAGGCCGAGGCATGCTTAAAACCCTTTGACGACGAGCTTACGCAACTGAAACAGGAGCGCAAACAGCGTTCAGATGCCCTGCAACGCTGGCTCTTCGACCATTTCCTAATGGCCAATGCTCAAGGGCAATACCGCTCGCTCACCGATATCTTTGTCGACACCCCACAAGGTGTGCCCCCATCAGGTTCTGGCGAGTGTTGCGCGCCTAAACTGTTGCAGTATGCCTTCCTTCATCATCTGCGACCACTCAGCATGGCCGAGTTCTGGCAGGGTCGTTCCCCTCGCATGGAAATCCGCCATCATAATCAGTTCTATCCTGCCTGCCGCGGCAAGTGCAAACCCATCCTTGGGTGGATGCTGCCGATGACCTTAGAAAAGCCAGGAAAAAAGATTCTTCCCACGATTATCCACAAGGCAGCGACCTTCCTCGTTGTCTATAAGCCAGCAGGACTGCTCTCTGTGCCTGGCCTCAGCGATGCCCCCTCTGTTGAAGGCATCCTTAAGCAGCAGTATCCAGAGGTCTATATGGTGCACCGACTGGATATGGACACCTCAGGCCTCCTGGTGGTGGCCTTGACGCCTGACGCCTATCATCACCTGCAGCGTCAGTTCCTGGCGCGCACGGTTCAGAAGCGCTATGTGGCTGTGTTAGAACACGATGTGGAAGGCAGCGGAACGATAGACCTGCCCCTACGCCCTGACCCTCTGGACCGTCCCCGTCAGGTGGTGGATGCAGAGCATGGCAAGTCGGCCCTGACAGCGTATCAGTCCTTGGTAAATCGCCGTGTCCAACTCATCCCCCATACCGGTCGCACCCATCAGTTGCGTGTGCATTGCGCCCACGAGCAAGGTCTTCATAACCCCATCAAGGGCGACCCCCTCTATGGCCGCGAAAAGGCCGACCGTCTG from the Prevotella sp. E15-22 genome contains:
- a CDS encoding pseudouridine synthase; translation: MNNPLDYEPHPLCLLAADEVRAYLNTRQDWTDEVASGKMFGVLVCEDASEQLGFLAAYSGQIGGREDWPWFVPAVFDYLQPDGYFKQEEARISALNQRVKQVETTPQRISIQQDVTRLRQQASMEVEAYRVMMQQAKERRDAQRKTAGEDEAMIRESQFQKAELRRLKTRWNEQVAQAEACLKPFDDELTQLKQERKQRSDALQRWLFDHFLMANAQGQYRSLTDIFVDTPQGVPPSGSGECCAPKLLQYAFLHHLRPLSMAEFWQGRSPRMEIRHHNQFYPACRGKCKPILGWMLPMTLEKPGKKILPTIIHKAATFLVVYKPAGLLSVPGLSDAPSVEGILKQQYPEVYMVHRLDMDTSGLLVVALTPDAYHHLQRQFLARTVQKRYVAVLEHDVEGSGTIDLPLRPDPLDRPRQVVDAEHGKSALTAYQSLVNRRVQLIPHTGRTHQLRVHCAHEQGLHNPIKGDPLYGREKADRLYLHAEQLSFDDPETGERLTFHYPSPF